The Vibrio tritonius genomic sequence TCATACCTCTTGTTTGATTTTATTGAGCTAGCACCATGCTAAGACGTGTTACTCCATTCAGTGAGGTAGCGGCTTACCTAGCACATAGCAACATCTCTTTGTTACGTTACTACTTAGGCAAAAGGAATCCGATGTCAGAACTTGCGGCGATGGAGGACAATTTTGCGCACTCCAACGCCTTTAGGACAAAATAGTGCTACTTATACCCAAGTAACCTCAAAGCCCTAAAAAAACACCCCCACCGAATCGGCAGGGGTGTGCTGATGATCATGCTCAGTAATTTAGGCTGGCAAACTAATCGTGAATTTTCACACCTAAACATCCGCGGACAAAGGCCGGATTAAAATGTTTTACCGCTTCACCAACGTAGCCGAGATCAAGCGATGTGATCTTAGCCATCTCAGCGTCTGTTAACGCGAAATCCCAAATATCGAAGTTTTGTTTGATGCGCTCTTCATGTGTGGATTTAGGAATCACCGTCACCCCGCGTTGTACGTTCCAACGCAATACCACTTGCGCTGGTGTTTTGCCATGTTCCGCAGCGATGCCTTTTACCACCTCGTTATCATGAATGTTATGACGACCACCACCCAGTGGTGCCCAAGCTTCAGGTTGAACGTGGTAATGTTGCATTGTTTCTAACGCTTCGGTTTGCGCAAAATAAGGATGCAGTTCAACTTGGTTCACCATCGGCGTGATACGCACAGTTTCACAGAAGTTGGTTAACACATGCGCGTAAAAATTGGAGACACCAATCGCTTTGAGTTTGCCCGCGTCGTAAGCGTCTTCCATTGCACGCCACGCACTGAAATAGTCACCCATGGCTTGGTGTTGGAGGTACAAATCAAAATAATCAAGGCCGGCTTTTTTTAATGACGCTTCGATTCCTGCTTTGGCCGTATCGTAGCTCGCCATATCCTGCACCCACAATTTAGAGGTAATAAACAGCTCTTCACGGGTACATAAACCTTCGGCAATCGCTTCACGCACCGCATCGCCAACCGCATCTTCATTGCCATAAACCGCAGCGGTATCAATCAAACGGTAACCAGCACGAATCGCAGCAAGGAGCGCTTGCTTGCATTCTTCTTTATCTGTCACTTGAAAGACACCAAACCCAGCCATTGGCATCTTAAGACCATTGTTTAACGTAGTGTATTCCATCAAAGAATGTCCTCACTTTGTCGATAATTGTATTGAAATAAACTCGTT encodes the following:
- a CDS encoding aldo/keto reductase, whose protein sequence is MEYTTLNNGLKMPMAGFGVFQVTDKEECKQALLAAIRAGYRLIDTAAVYGNEDAVGDAVREAIAEGLCTREELFITSKLWVQDMASYDTAKAGIEASLKKAGLDYFDLYLQHQAMGDYFSAWRAMEDAYDAGKLKAIGVSNFYAHVLTNFCETVRITPMVNQVELHPYFAQTEALETMQHYHVQPEAWAPLGGGRHNIHDNEVVKGIAAEHGKTPAQVVLRWNVQRGVTVIPKSTHEERIKQNFDIWDFALTDAEMAKITSLDLGYVGEAVKHFNPAFVRGCLGVKIHD